Genomic DNA from Paenibacillus borealis:
TCTGGTTGGTCAACCAGAAGCCGACTTTGGCGTGCTCGATCCAGAGATTGGTGAGCGCCGAGTTGGTGGCAATGCCCTCCACTCCGGTTACACCGTAATAGTCATCGCGGATGATGTCGTTCGCACTGATCTTGAAATCGGTGAGCGTGACATTGCCGCCCTTCAGATAGATACCCGCGTAGTTACCGGAGAGCGTAGAATACCAGATGCCTGCGCCTTTCATGGAAACTCCGCTGTCCAGATACAGTCTTGTGCCTGTAGAGTCATAAGCGGCACCTCTGGTGCCGTTGTTGAGGGTGAAGGTGCCCGCCGGAATCCATACGCCCTTATAGGTTCCGCCGGAGTTCTTCACCGCAGTAATGGCACTGTTGATAGCTGTAGTATCATCCGCTCCGTCATTCGCTACTGCTCCATAGTTCGCAATCGATACATAGCCGGTTGGCATCGTTAATGCCGCCGGGATCGCTTCAGTTTCAATCAAGTCTACGGTTACACTTGCGGTAGAGCTGTAGTTCAGGTTAGAAGCATTCCGCTGCAGCCTGATAACGGTTCCTGCCGGATAAGACTTATCCAGCATGACTGAAACCTCGTCATACATATGGGCCGGGGTTGTGGAGACCGTATTCGGGTTGTTGGACCAGATAGTGCTTCCGCCCTCCGTGCCCCATTCCCCATAGTTCCAGCTATATTTGGAAGTGAGATTAACGTCCTTGAACAAGGTGCCGCCGATGTACATGCTGATTGCTGAATCAATCCCTGTGCCGGCAGCATTATCCGGAATGGAATAGCGCAACGTTACGCCTTGGGCTGGCTTCGCGAGTGTAATCTGCACATACTGCCCGGCAGATGTCAGTTTGACTGCTTTGCGGCCTGAAGCTTCGGAAGCCAGATTGCCCTGCACTGTGGATGACCCAATAAGCGCCCCGGTATAGGCGGCATTCTCAGCCTCGTAAGTGTCGTACGGCATAGTTGCGCCATATGAACCCGGAGAAGGCGTTGGCGTAGGCACCGGTGTCGGAGTTGGAGGCGGTGTTGCCGCCAGATTGATTTTATCCAGATTCACATTACCGGTGTCGGTGGTGTCGTATTTGTACATGATGGTATTGCTGCCCGCATTCAAAACCAGCGTATCCAGCTTAGTGGACCAGGTGTTCCAATCCGCTGTAGCCGCGAGTGAAGTCTGGCGGATCTTGGTTCCATTTACATAGATGCTTAAGGTCTGGGCTGCTGCCGAGCCATTGGCATATCGCACAGTTACGTCATAGCTCGCGGCACTTGGTGCGGTCACTGTGAATTTCACAGAGGCATTGCCCTTGTTGATATCGATGAAGCCGCCCACGAAGCCGCTGCCGCTATACCCGGCATGGTCAGCCGCTATTACTGCTCCGCCGGCCAGAGCAGCTGCCTCCGCTTCATAGGTTCCTGCTGGTGCCGCAGTTGGTGTCACGGTTGCTGTCGGCGATGCAGTTGGCGATGCTGTCGGTACCGGTGTCGGTGTCGCAGTTGGTGCTGGCGATGCTGTTGGGGTAGCTGTCGGCGCAACGGTTGGCGTTGCGGTAGGGACTGGTGATGCTGTTGGTGCCGCTCCCGATCCATAGACCTCGAATTCCGCCGCCTGCCCTGCCGATGCGCCCGAATTAGCAGTGAAGCTGACCCGTACATATCTTGCCGAAGCTGCGGCGAATGCAATACTGACCGTGTTGTTCGAGACCGGATTGAAGGTATAGGTCTGTGAAGCAGCAAGCGTATTGTAAGCCGTGTTATTCGTGCTTCCTGCAATGGACAACGTCTGCGTTCTGCTCCCCCAGGATGCCGGAAGCTTCAGAACTACTGCCCCCACATTCTGTGCGCTGCCAAGATCTACCGTCAATGTATTGGGGTAGGAGCCTGCCGCACCTTCGTAATAGCTTAAACTGTTGCCATCTACTGCACCCGCCGCAGGGAAGCCGGAGAAGGTATTATTGGCTGTAATGGATTGCCCGAGTGCCAGATTCGTGCCTAAGGCAGCATCTATACTGACATTATCCAGGTTCACATTGCCCGTATCCGCTGCATCAAATTTATAGCTTATCGTGTTGCCGCCGGAATTCAGTGATACGTTCTCTGTTTCCGTAGCCCACGTATTCCAGTCAGAGGTGGCCGGAAGTGAAATCTGTCTGAGCTTCGTGCCGTTAATATACAGGCTCAAGGTTTGAGGCGCACCTGAACCATTAGCATATCTTAGCAGGGTTGTATAGTTGCCCGACGAGGAAACGTTTACACTAAATTGAACGGATACATTGCCTCTATTGTTATCTGTGTATCCGCCGACGAAACCGGTTCCGGTATAGCCCGTGTGATCCGCAGCTGTAACTGCACCGCCGGTCAGCGTTGCCGCTTCTGCCTCATAGATCTGTGCCGCAGCAGATGCGACATTGACCAGCGGAACTGGAACCGCCAGTAAAGCCAGAATAAGCAAGTAAGCCGCGAGCTTGTGAAGCTTGAACCTTTTTAGCATGTAATTACCTCCATTGTAAAATGAACTTGCAACTGAGACAGAAGAGAAGTGGTTGCCTCACCTTCCATCGTTCACTCTATGATGTATGCGCTCCATTAAGACGTATGGGAGTAGCTGCAGAGGCAAGCAGGAGAAATTCAGGGCAATTGCACATCGGCCAAAAGAATCCGGAATCACCGAGGCATACGTCTAGTCCATTCCACACTAGCCCTCATACGTTATACAGAAGCCCGAGTGGTTATGTATAAACCTGACCGGCAGAAGGTGGGATAACGTGAATAAGTCGGATGCAAATAAGCACAGAAAGCTGAAGCTGCAGCAATTCAAACGAAAACGGATCAAGCTTCCGCTCTACAGCACTACAACCTACAAATACAAAAGATATCTGAAAAAAAGTAGGATGCTAAGAGGGAAACGAAGTGCTAAAGGAGATTCTGCCTCCCAAAACGCTAAGTGCCCGCCAAGCGTGACAGCCGCTTCACCGGGCGTAATGAGTATGATGGAACTCATGCAAAACATGGCTGCAATGGGGATGCAGGGAGCCACTGGCGCTGTAGGACTCATGGGCAGTATAGGCGTTATGGGCGCAACGGGCGCAATGGGCAGCATCGGACTTAGTGGCAGCATTGGAGCCATGGGCGCAACCGGGGCGACCGGCGCCATGGGCAGCATCGGGCTCATGGGCTCGATTGGAGCTATGGGCAGCATCGGGCTCATGGGCAATATTGGCGCCATGGGCGCAACCGGAGCGACGGGCGCGATGGGCAGCATCGGGCTCATGGGCAATATTGGCGCCATGGGCGCAACCGGAGCGACGGGCGCGATGGGCAGCATCGGGCTCATGGGGGCGACCGGAGCGACCGGTTCGATGGGCAGCATCGGGCTCATGGGCTCGATTGGCCTCATGGGGGCGACCGGAGCGACCGGTCCGATGGGCAGCATCGGGCTTATGGGCTCGATGGGCCTCATGGGCGTAACCGGAGCAACCGGGGCGACCGGAGCTACAGGGACAATGGGACTCATGGGCTCGATGGGACTTATGGGCTCGATGGGGGCTATGGGTGAGATGGGCCTCATGGGGGCTATGGGCTTAATGGGCTTGATGGGTGTAACCGGAGTGACCGGAGCTACTGGGGCTACTGGGGCGATGGGTCTTATGGGTTTACCGGGAGCTGCCGGGCCACCCGGGGCTACCGGTGCGACCGGTGCGACCGGTGCGACCGGTGCGACCGGGGCGATGGGCCTTATGGGCTTGCCGGGAAATGCCGGACCGCCCGGAGCTACTGGCGCTACCGGGGATACTGGTGCGGCCGGAGCCACTGGTGCGACCGGATCCACTGGTGCGACCGGACCGGCAGGTGCAACGGGTTCAACGGGTATAACGGGTGCAGGCTCAGGATTCATCGAGACGCTGAAAATCGGGGATCTCAACACCCAGATCCCATTTAATGCCGGGGGCGGCAACAATCAGGCCATCGGAGCGCTCGCATTCAGCGGATCACAAATAACGATTAACAGACTTGCAGCATATGTTACACAATTAGGCTCTACAGGTGTGTTCCAGATGGCTGTCCTGCAGCCCACCAGCTCTTCCCAGTCTACTGTTATTGGAGTAACCACAGTAGCAACCACTTTACAAGCTGGAATATTCATTCTGCCGCTGACGGCACCTCTGACGTTATCGGGGAATATTACGTATCAGCTTGCTGTCTACAACCAGGTTAACGGCTCCAACCTCGGAGGCCGGAGCACAGGCACCTCCGGGCTGGCAGCACCGCCGATCAATTTCAGATCACAGAACCTCACGGGATTTACAACAGGCCAGTCTATCAATACGAGCGATTCTATCCTACTGTCGCCTTGGCTGGCGGGACTCGCTTAATACTTCCTTGCCTGCGGTAAAATAAAACTGGGACTGTCCTATAAATCGGCAGTCCCCGTTTCTATATGCCGGTCAAGCGCCCCGGCTAATCCAGCTCCGCACGCGAGAATAGATCCCGGATCAATACGTCGTCCTCGCAAGCCCGCTTGAATGCGGAGGCGAAGGCTACGACCGCAGCTCCATCGGAGGAATACGCGCAGAACATACCGGCCTCCGGGTCAAACCGGATAATTCCGGCCAGTTCAGGCATCTGTTCCTCAAGGAACACCGCAGCCAGAGAGCCCCAGTCATATCCATTGCCTTCGAATCCCTCTTCTTCCCGCGCAGCAAACACTTCGGCCTTGTAGCTGCCCGCGTTCAGAATCACGGATTTCCCGCCATTATCCTGCTCTACTATAATAAAAGGCTTAACATCCACAGCTTCCGTGGCTTCCGCCTCTCTCAGCTTCTCAAGCAATTGTTCCTCTGCTATATCCGTGAACCGCAGCGCTCCCTCACTCTCCACGATCATTCCCTGCCGCAACCGTTCATCCAGCCAGTCGGAGATGAAGCCCGAGGCGTATCCGCCTGTGCTGAATTCTCCGCCGAACGCGATTATTTTCGAATAGTCCTCAAGATATTGGTCACGGCTGGTCTGCGGATAGGCGCTGGTGTACAGCCAGAACTCCAGATCATACATCAGGGTCGAGCGTTCGTCCGCATGAAGAGAGAAGTGGCCCTTCTCCTCAACAATGGCGGTGCAGATGCTGCGGATGATCCCCTCTATGTTATTCACTCCGGCAGCCTTATCGCACAGCTCCTGAAGCAGCGGAGAGAACTCTCCGGTGGCCACCTTCCGCAGATCGTCCTGCTTATCTTCCTCAGATGTATCATAGACCTCCTCGCTCACCAGACCGCGGATGAAGGCCTCATAATCCTTGGCCAGGAATGTGATCTCATAGTTGTTCTCCTGGTCCACATGAATAACCTCGGGTTCTCCCTCCGGGCCGCAGTAGCGGTAATCCAGCATCACCACATCGTGGCCTGCAGAAGGACAGTCCCCAATGACCACTCCAATATCCGGATACCCCCACTCCTCGATCATGAACGGGCTGCCCAGATCACCGCAGAGGGCGTAGCTTTTGTCCCGGCCGATACCGGCAATTCCCGAGATTGCGATATGATCTTCAGCCCAGGAGGTGGATTCCTCCACCGGGAAGCAGGTATTGCGGGGAATCCCGCCGTTCTGCTGCTTCATCATTGCGATGTAAGAGGACGGCAGCTTATAGCCCAGCTCCTGCTCCACAGAAGCAATCAAATCGTCATCGGGCGGCGCCGATACATACTCCTTCCGGGCATAGTCGCTGTCCTCCCAGAAATCCGAACAATATTCGATAAAAGCGCCAAGATCTCTTCCGCCCGCATCCCCCTGTGCAGTAGAGGCACGCAGAGCTGCGGCGCGCCTTGCCTGCTCCCGCTTCTCCCGGTGCGCGCCGCTCCGGCTCCACTTCAGCAGCATTACGGTATCCCCGTCTCCGGGCTCTAATTCATCAGCACGCTCAAACGCATGGATTGCCTGTTGATACTGCTTCAAATAGTAATAGGAATACCCTATGCGAAAATGCCACAGCGGATCATTCCCGCCATCCCCCGCAATACTGAGCAGCTGCTCCAATGCCTCCCCGTAATGTTCCAGGTTGTTGTAGGCTCTGGCCAACTGGCTAATAGTCTCATAATCTCTTTCATCCGGCGGAATCTCCTGAATGCGGTCCACAATCTGCTGATACTCATTTTCTTCATGCCAGCGTTTCAGCTGTGCCAGCAACTCCTCATCCATGCCTCTGCCTCCCCATTGTGACACTGCAAATAAGCCCGTACCCGATCGCTGCCGGACTGCTTGCAGTCAGTTAAATCGCTATTACCCATTCACCCTGAATGGACAGGTCTAAACATAGGTTTGGGATATACCCCAAATATATAAATGCGTATTTTCAAAAAAGAGGCCATCCCCCGCCAACATCCGGCAAGGAACAGCCTCTTCGTATTATCACTCTCAGTACACTTATCTGCTCCGCTGCCTGTCCGGTTACTGAATCGCTTGCAGATGCTCCTCGAGACGGTCCCAGGTTTCGGTAATTCCCTGCTCCATCCCCATATCCATGACCGTCTTGAGCGCTTCTGCGGAATCGTATTTCGACCGGCTTACCAGCTTCGTACGGCCACCATCGTAATCTTCGAAGAGCATCGTAACCAGCGTGGACGGCATGCCTTCGGTTTCATTACCTTCGGCATCCGAGAAGTAATCGGTATAGACAAAACTCTCACCGTCGGTGATCTCATGGTAGACCGCTTTGCCCCAGGATTCCATGCCGAAGAAATCGCCCTGCTTCTCATCCACACATTTCATACAGTAATGCCAGACGCCGCCCGGACGAAAATCAACGCTGCAGAAGGGAACAATCCAGCCGCGCGGGCCCCACCACTGCTTCAGATGCTCAGCCTCGGAGAATACTTTGAATACAAGCTCACGCGGTGCATCGAATACACGTTCAAGAACCAGTTCAAGACCTTCTACTCTCGAAATCATTTTGCTGGACATTGCTAATCCCTCCCGATAATCATGAATTGTCTTTGGATTGCAGCTTCTGGAGATAGTCATCCAGATTGTCGAAGCGTTCACTCCACAGCTTACGGTAGGCTTCCAGCCAAGTATCCAATGCCTCCAGCGGCTCTGTACGCAGCCTGTAATTCCGGCGGTTCGCCGCCGCCTCTACCTCAACCAGTCCGGCTTCCAGCAGTACGCGCAAATGCTTCGAAGCCTGAGGCTGCCGCAGCTCCAGACGCTCAGCAATATCGCCTACGCTCAGCGGCCCGTCCTTCAGAATCTCTACCATCCGCAGGCGGGTGGGCTCGGCAAGTGCGCTAAATGTCGTTGTGTCCATCATTCCGATGTTCCTTTAGTAAAGCTTGTATTATTTATTGGTGTTGTACACTTACAATATACCCGAAAAGGAATATTCTCGTCAAGGAATATTATAATTCATTCTGCTAAATCAGTTTTATTGATTCGTTGAATAGACCTTAGCACTCAGCTCTGCTGCAGATTCATAATCCTCCGCCGGCGCAATAATTTGCAGATTCTTACTCATACCGCCGCCCGCTTCCGGACCGGTGGGCTCGTAGAGAAGAATCTTAACACTGTCAAAGCTGCCTTTTTTCCAAATGGAGCCGAAAGCAAACCCGCTGGGCTTCCAATCATAATAGGTAATGTTTCCCCAGCCATTTCTTATCTCAGGATAGAACACGATATCGGACATCTCATACTTGCTGTAATCATATTTCTCAACTGTGATACGCCCATGGAACACCTGATTGCGGAATAAAGGCCGGTGAAGGCTGCCTTTAATATGTACCGTAGTTCTTTGCGCGGATGATGCGTCGCCGGTTCTGAATTCAACCGCCGGATAGCTGGTGTCAATCACTTTGGGGAAGCTATACATAGCGCAAAAAAGAATGCCTCCGATTAGCAGCAGTATGGTGAAAATCAGCACTTTCCTCTTCATACATAACTTCCCCCTCAGCTCTTCAATCCATACCGATACCGTAAGTTACGCCGGTTAAAGTCAGCTTATGACCCTATGAATCCCAGTGTCACAGTTGTACCTTGTCCCGGCGCGCTGTGGATGGAGATGGTGCCGCCATAACGCTCCATGATTGCCTTGGCAATGGCCAGTCCCAGGCCCGATCCCCCCTGCGAGCGGTTGCGTGAAGCCTCCGTACGGTAGAAGCGCTCGAAGATATGCGGCAGCTGCTCAGCGGATATTCCGATTCCAGTATCGGCTACGGTCAGGATCACCTTACCGTCATCCGAACGGGAATGCCCGATCGTTACCGCTCCGCCTTCAGGCGTATACTTCAGTGCATTCTCTACGATGTTGCGGAGCACCTGATAGCAGGCGCTGCCAGGCATCCGGATGGGCAGCGCCTGTTCACCGGAGCCGCCGTCATAAACAAGCTCCACTCCCGGATTGACATGAATAGTCTGAGGCAGCAGTTCGTTCAGCACAGACTTCAGATTGCAGGCTTCTTCTCCGCCCTCCTGGGCCAGCGCCTCTGCCTCTGCTTCCGCAAGCAGAAGCAGCTGGGAGATCAGCTGCTTCATCCTCCGCGTCTCATCCATCATGAACGCCAGCGACTCATCCAGCACCTCAGGTGACTGCTTGCCCCAGCGCTGGATCATATGCGTGTGGCCTTCAATAATGGCCAGCGGTGTCTTGAGCTCATGGGAGGCATCGGCAATGAAGCGGCGCTGCTGGTCGAAGGAAACCTCCAGCTTATGAAGGAATCCGTTGAAGGTCTCTCCCAACTGCTGCAGCTCATCCTGGGCGGCAGGGACATGCAGCCGCCGGGACAAGCTGTTCGTTCCGATGCTGCGCACCTCGCCAATCATGCTGCGGATCGGCTTCAGCGCCGAACGGGAGACGATTCCCCCTGCAAGCACAGCCATTCCGGCAGCCAGCAGCAGCCCCAGCAGCAGCAGTCTGCCCACCTCCTTCTCGGCGGTGGCGCTGCGTGATTGCCCGCTGTCCGTAAGCTGCAGCCGGACAAGGCCATATACGGGCAAGGACAGCTCCTTCTCTGCGCTGTAGACATCAGAGCCGGGCGCCGGTTCGCCTTCGCCCGCTTCTGCGAGCACACGCCCGCGTGCATCCAGCATTTGCAGAACCTGGCCTTTATCCAGCTCAGGGGCAAACACTGAGAAATCCGGCTTCAAAAAAGCAGCTGCACCGCTTCCTTTGCCCAAACCAGGCTGAAGCAGGGACGGCAGGAATTCCACCTCACCGACCCGCAGCTCAAACTGTCTAAGCTTGGCATCCAGCAGCCGGGTCTCCTGGCTGTCGGTCCAATGTTTGAAGGTAATATAGACAAATCCGCTGACTACCGCCGCAACGGCCAAGGCAGTGAGCGCAATCGAAGCACTGACTTTACGGGAGAACGTCCATGGCTTCATTCGCTCACCTCAGTCTCTCAGAATATAGCCGCTGCCACGGACCGTATGGATCAGCTTTTCGCAGTAGCCTTCATCCACCTTCATGCGCACATACCGGATATAGACATCCACCACATTCGTCTCCCCTTCATACGAGTAGCCCCAGACCAGGTTCAGCAGTGCCTCACGGTTCATCAGCCGGTTCTTATGGACCAGCAGGCAGTGCAGCAGCTCGAATTCACGCTGTGAGCATTCAATCTCGCGCCCGGCGCGGCTGACCCGGTGCGCAGCCCTGTCCAGTATCAAATCCTTAGCGTGCAGGACTTCATCCCCGGCTTCTGCGGCATGCAGCCTGCGCTGCAGGGAACGCATGCGGGCCAGCAGCTCTTCGATGGCGAAGGGCTTCGGCACATAATCATCCGCCCCGGTGTCCAGTCCCCGGACCCGGTCACTCACCGTATCTCTGGCAGTCAGCATAATTATCGGGGTCTGCTTGACCGCCCGTACCCGCTTGCATACTTCAATTCCGCTCATGCCCGGCAGATTCAAATCAAGCAGAATGATGTCAAAATGCTCCCCCAGCGCTTGCTCGGCACCCGTAAGGCCATCGCACGCAACCGTAATGTCATAACCTTCATAGGACAGCTCCAGCTCCAGCAGGCGGATCATGGCAGGCTCATCCTCAATCACCAATACGCGTTCCTTCAACCTCTCGTCCACCTCTTCACAAGATCAGTTCTGCATTAGCGATAACCCGGCCATAGATTTGGCACGGATCTGATACGTACCTGCGCCCAGCTTCCCGCTGGCCCGGTGATTCTTCACTGTCAGCGGGAAGTCCGTTTCGATCTCTTCAAAAGCGGATTCCGCATCGACCACGACTCCCGCATTCCCCGGCCAGGCCAGCTCTACGTTCCCTACCGCTGTAGTTACCTTCCAGTCTCCGCCGACCTTCCGGCTCTTCACATGAATGTTCCCGGCTACGGTAACCGCTTCTACAGCAGCGAGCGCATCCTTCACCGACAAATTTCCGTTTGTGGCCTTCAGGGTCAAGGCTCCCGCAATCTGCTCTGCCTTCACGTTGCCGTTGGTAAGTGTGACCTCTACGCGGTCCTTCGCTTCAGAGACCTGCACATTGCCATTCACCGTATGTAATTTGAGCGCATTGCCTATGCCGGAAGCAGATATATTTCCGTTCACAGCCGCTAACTCAATTCTACCTGTACTAGAAACTTTTGACAAAGAAAGATTGCCGTTCTCCGTCTCTGCCTGAAGCCCGGCCTTCATGCCCTGCGGCAGTGTAACCGTCAGCTCAAGGCTTGGATATCGCCAATTGCCATAAGACTCGCTGTAGGTTCTAATCTCCAGATCAGCCCCTTTGCTTACCTTCATCCCCGCCTTGTCTGCTACGGCCTTCGCCTCATCCGCGGTTGCCTGATGGACGGTCACGGTCATATGGACCTCAATCTCCTTGACATTGCCCTGCTTAATTTCGATGGTTCCGTTCGTGTTGGCAATAGAGACACTTTGCGTGCCGGCCGGCAAGCTGACGCGGGTAATGCCTTTGTCAAAAGAATATCCCGCCCCCGTCTTCTTCCCCGCTGTCTGCAGAGAGACTGCAGCCGCCGGAGCTGACACCGAAGCCTGTGCTGGCGCAGATTCAAAGTCCGCCTCGGACAACGGCCGCGCACCGGCAGTCCCTTCATTTGCTATGCCTGTGTACACTAATACCGCCGCCAGTGAAGCGCTTGTGATTGCCTGTTTCCACGTCATTCTCATAATCTCTCTCCTCCAGTTCATGTGATTACCCTTAGGGTAAACCATCCTTGATGAGAAAGACTTTGCAGGGAGATTAGAGTTTGATGAGAAAAAAACAGCCGGGAACCCTCCCGGCTGTTCTTCGAAATACATTAGGTTCCCGCCAATATCGGCATTGCGGAATTCAGCTGCTACCCCTGCTTAATCGGCGCTGCCAGAATGATCTGTCCCCGCGGGGCATCTCCCCCGTCATCCGGCTCCAGCGTAATTGCCACGGTATCGTAGGCCTTCGGATCAAACGAATAATACAGTGCCCCGTTTCCGTCCTGTGAGATGAAGGTGCCCGCATTCTGCGGCGTATCCCCTTTGATCAGCCATACCTGATAGACCTCTGTGCCTGTAAGCTCCGGCAGATCCTCTGCCTGGATTACGAGGTGGGTCCCGGATGTGTCAGTGACAATGGTCGCTACACCCTTGGCCGAAACAGCCTCTCCCGCCGGGCTAAGCGCCACCGTCTCATTCACCTTAAGCCCCTGCAGGGGCCCGGTGCCGGAGGCAATCTGCCGCTGCAGCTGGTCTACATCCCCGCGCAGCTGGCCGGTATAGACAATCAGCAGCAGCACGGCCACAGCCAGCCCGAGGCTTAAGTAACCCCAGAAGCGGGTTTTTCTAGGCTTAGGAATTCTCGCCTTGGGCAGGCCCTGTTCTATAGGTGCCACCTTAACGGACTCGCGCTCAATGGTGCGTTCTGCCGCAGGCTGAATATAAGGGCTGGCCTTCGGCGGAGCAGCCGGTGTACTCAACTTTTCCGACTCTAATACCCGTGATAATATGCGTTCCTTCATTCCGGAAGGCGGCTCTGCAGGCTCTGAAGCGAGAGGAAGATGGTCCAGTACCTGCCGGTATTCACTTACCAGCTCCCTGCATTCACTGCAGGCTTCTGCATGGGCAGCGAACTGCGCTGTCTCTTCTGCCGTCAGTGCGCCCAGAACATATAATTCGGCCAGTTCACAGAGATCATCCTTATGTTCACTCATGCGCATGATCCCTCCTTCCCCAGTGCCGTAATGATTTGTGCAGCTGCTTCATTGCCAATCGGACCCTTCCTTTGACCGTCCCCAGCGGAATTGCCGCAAGGTTCGCTACTTCCTGCTGGGTATAGCCCTGATAATAAATCATATCCATCACCTGCTGCTGATCCCGACTGAGCCCCAGCAGCGCGTCCCGGATCTGTTCCCCGGCCATCTGCAGCTCAACGAGATCCTCGGTGAGCGCTGTATGGTCCTGAATCATATCCAGATTCCCGGAGTCTGCGGAGTGCTGCGGCAGCCTGGAGCTGCGTTTGCGGAGATGATCAATCGCCAGGTTGCGGGTAACCGCGAACATCCAGGTGAGCAGCTTGCCCCTGCCGAAATCAATCTGATCCGCATTCTTCCATACCCTCAGGAACAGTTCCTGCATTACTTCTTCGGCGGCCATCGAATCCTTCACGATCTGGTAAGCAAAACTATAGATTACCCGTTCATATCGGTCATAGAGCAGTTCGAGGGCATTCGAGTCTTTCTGTGCAATAAGCAGAATTAACTGCTTATCGTCAGCTGTGTCATTCAATTGCCATCCCCCATTCAACAAAAATTCAGGACCCCGGCGCTCCAGCGCTGGACTTCCTGCGTTTCACTGAGTATAACCGCTTTGCACAAGCGGCTCAACTTTGAATGAAAGATCATGCACTCCGGAATTGAAGCCGGCCCGGCTTCCATATATGATAGCTATATCATATCCGCAAAGGGAGGATTCATTTCCGTGGCCGTACTTATTAATGAACAGATCAAAGCCGCCGAGGTCGAGCTCACCGGGCTGAAGGGCCAGAAGCTCGGCACCGTATCCAGAAACGAAGCACTGGCTATGGCCAGATCCGCAGGAGCCGATCTGGTCTGCACCTCGCTGATGAGCAGCCCGCCGCCCTGCAGCCTGGTCGCCAAGGGCAAAGGCAAAGCAGCTGCGCAAGCGGCCCGCAAGGGTGATACCAGCCGCCCGCAAAGCGGCGGAGGCGGCAATGAGAAGGTGAAGGAGCTGCGCTTCACCGCCCATATTGAAGAGCATGACTACGACACGAAGGTGCGCCAGGCGGACAAGCATCTGCGCTCCGGCAAGCCGGTGCAGCTGGTCGTGAAGTCCTCCGGTGCGAAGGAAGCGGCGGCCGCGAAGGCAGTCCTGGAGCGGCTGCTGGCAGATCTGAAGGAGGCCGGAAGCAAAACCACCGGAATTCAGACCAGCGGCAAAGGCGCACAGGTGCGGGTAAATCCGCGTACGTAATATTGCTTTGAAGCAAGTGGAAAAAGGTATCTTAATTTACCTATTTCTGAGGGATGGACCGAAGCAAGTGGAAAAACAACATCTACTATTGTTAGGTTTAGCTACTTTGGGTGAAAAGTGAGGATTTAAGTGCTGTTTTTCCAACTGTTATTTGAGCAGGGTTCTATCGTTCATCAGCAAGTGG
This window encodes:
- a CDS encoding ArsR/SmtB family transcription factor: MDTTTFSALAEPTRLRMVEILKDGPLSVGDIAERLELRQPQASKHLRVLLEAGLVEVEAAANRRNYRLRTEPLEALDTWLEAYRKLWSERFDNLDDYLQKLQSKDNS
- a CDS encoding sensor histidine kinase, encoding MKPWTFSRKVSASIALTALAVAAVVSGFVYITFKHWTDSQETRLLDAKLRQFELRVGEVEFLPSLLQPGLGKGSGAAAFLKPDFSVFAPELDKGQVLQMLDARGRVLAEAGEGEPAPGSDVYSAEKELSLPVYGLVRLQLTDSGQSRSATAEKEVGRLLLLGLLLAAGMAVLAGGIVSRSALKPIRSMIGEVRSIGTNSLSRRLHVPAAQDELQQLGETFNGFLHKLEVSFDQQRRFIADASHELKTPLAIIEGHTHMIQRWGKQSPEVLDESLAFMMDETRRMKQLISQLLLLAEAEAEALAQEGGEEACNLKSVLNELLPQTIHVNPGVELVYDGGSGEQALPIRMPGSACYQVLRNIVENALKYTPEGGAVTIGHSRSDDGKVILTVADTGIGISAEQLPHIFERFYRTEASRNRSQGGSGLGLAIAKAIMERYGGTISIHSAPGQGTTVTLGFIGS
- a CDS encoding response regulator transcription factor; amino-acid sequence: MKERVLVIEDEPAMIRLLELELSYEGYDITVACDGLTGAEQALGEHFDIILLDLNLPGMSGIEVCKRVRAVKQTPIIMLTARDTVSDRVRGLDTGADDYVPKPFAIEELLARMRSLQRRLHAAEAGDEVLHAKDLILDRAAHRVSRAGREIECSQREFELLHCLLVHKNRLMNREALLNLVWGYSYEGETNVVDVYIRYVRMKVDEGYCEKLIHTVRGSGYILRD
- a CDS encoding DUF4097 family beta strand repeat-containing protein; translation: MRMTWKQAITSASLAAVLVYTGIANEGTAGARPLSEADFESAPAQASVSAPAAAVSLQTAGKKTGAGYSFDKGITRVSLPAGTQSVSIANTNGTIEIKQGNVKEIEVHMTVTVHQATADEAKAVADKAGMKVSKGADLEIRTYSESYGNWRYPSLELTVTLPQGMKAGLQAETENGNLSLSKVSSTGRIELAAVNGNISASGIGNALKLHTVNGNVQVSEAKDRVEVTLTNGNVKAEQIAGALTLKATNGNLSVKDALAAVEAVTVAGNIHVKSRKVGGDWKVTTAVGNVELAWPGNAGVVVDAESAFEEIETDFPLTVKNHRASGKLGAGTYQIRAKSMAGLSLMQN
- a CDS encoding anti-sigma factor, whose product is MSEHKDDLCELAELYVLGALTAEETAQFAAHAEACSECRELVSEYRQVLDHLPLASEPAEPPSGMKERILSRVLESEKLSTPAAPPKASPYIQPAAERTIERESVKVAPIEQGLPKARIPKPRKTRFWGYLSLGLAVAVLLLIVYTGQLRGDVDQLQRQIASGTGPLQGLKVNETVALSPAGEAVSAKGVATIVTDTSGTHLVIQAEDLPELTGTEVYQVWLIKGDTPQNAGTFISQDGNGALYYSFDPKAYDTVAITLEPDDGGDAPRGQIILAAPIKQG
- a CDS encoding RNA polymerase sigma factor yields the protein MNDTADDKQLILLIAQKDSNALELLYDRYERVIYSFAYQIVKDSMAAEEVMQELFLRVWKNADQIDFGRGKLLTWMFAVTRNLAIDHLRKRSSRLPQHSADSGNLDMIQDHTALTEDLVELQMAGEQIRDALLGLSRDQQQVMDMIYYQGYTQQEVANLAAIPLGTVKGRVRLAMKQLHKSLRHWGRRDHAHE
- the infC gene encoding translation initiation factor IF-3, translated to MAVLINEQIKAAEVELTGLKGQKLGTVSRNEALAMARSAGADLVCTSLMSSPPPCSLVAKGKGKAAAQAARKGDTSRPQSGGGGNEKVKELRFTAHIEEHDYDTKVRQADKHLRSGKPVQLVVKSSGAKEAAAAKAVLERLLADLKEAGSKTTGIQTSGKGAQVRVNPRT